In Suncus etruscus isolate mSunEtr1 chromosome 2, mSunEtr1.pri.cur, whole genome shotgun sequence, the genomic stretch ccttttcttttttgttttgttttgttttcttttgtgtgtttttttccggccacacccgtttgatgctcaggggttactcctggctaagcgctcagaaattgcccctggcttggggggaccatatgggacactgggggatctaaccgtggtcggattccttccttggctagtgcttgcaaggcagacaccttacttctagtgccacctcaccagccccactaTGTCCTTTTCTTAGCAGAACAAGATAAATAGTCCACTCATCTTACCAGTGGTCCAGCTGGAGTACCATAGGGACCAGCAGCAGGGTATGTGCCGGGAGCGCTAGGCTGTCCAGGAGCACTGGGCTGTCCAGAAGGAGGGTAAGCCCCAGGCCCACCTGGTTGCCCAGGATAGGCACCTGGTGCAGTTGATCCTGGATAAGCAGGTGCTGTTGGGCCAGGATAGGCTCCAGGAGGCGCCTGTCCAGGGTAGGCCCCAGGAGGTGCCTGTCCAGGGTAGGCCCCGGGAGGCGCCTGTCCAGGGTAGGCTCCGGGTGGTGCCTGTCCAGGGTAGGCCCCAGGAGGTGCCTGTCCAGGGTAAGCCCCGGGATAGGCAGTCCCACCAGGCTGGTTTCCCCATGCACTAGGCCATCCTTGAGGGTTTGGGTTTCCAGACCCAGATACGGCATCGTTAAGCtggaaagaaagacaaacaatTACAAGATGAAAAagtcacaaaaacaaaatttaaaaacaaaaagcaggagTCTATGATCTGAGAGGTAGAGAGTCACACAAGTATGAAATTCATATTCACACCAAATTCCCCCTATTTGCTTCCAAAGACTAACATGAAACTTCTGTTGAAATAATGTAGGCTTGGTCcaccgagccagccaggaatgatttctgaacagacccaggagtaacccctgggcgccgttggtgtggcccaaaaacaaacaaacaaaaaaatgatgacTATTATATTCTtgcctcccccttcccatcaTCTTAGATCACAGtagattctgtttttgtttggagtcAGGTATCGACCATCCATAAAGAGGCATGGCAGAATCAGGAACTAGAGCATGGTATTGTGCTGGCATTCCaaggatttcacacacacacacacacacacacacacacacacacacacacacacacacacacacacacacacacacacaccagctttGCTCAGCAGAAGGGTAGGACTCCAGCTAAGCAAATTCTTCTGTGGATGAAGTCAAAGAAAGGCATGGGTATGGAAATTACGGCGCTCAAAACCCTTTACTTGTTAGGAAGAGCATGATGGCTGAAACAGCCCTACAACACTTACCGAAAAACTGTCTGCCATTtttctgaaaggaaaaagaaaaaaaaaactaggttaTAATTTGATCCTTAAAGATTGTGCTGATTACCACAAATAAGTCATGATGTCATGATTAAGTCTTCTCCCTCTGTGGGCCTCTTTCTGTGCCACCCCCTGGCCACCTGGTTTTTGTTTGGGATCCAtatccaaaggtgctcagggctttttgtttttgttttttttgttttgttttgttttgttttggctttgcactcagatcatcactcctggtggtgcttgaagaactaaaaggagtgctggggattgaacccttgtgCAAGGCCATTTtgcctattgtactatttctgtTCACCTCCAATGCCCTGTATTTCTTTTCCACTTGGTCTGCTTCTCttcttgcttttgtttgcttgcttttgttttggagtcacacctgacactgctcaagagttattcctagtggtgcttaggagaccatatgagacacagggaATAGAACCCTGCTTGGCTGTGTACAAGTCAAGTgttttacttgctgtgctatctctctggccacatcactctcttctctccccactGAGAGTGCACATCCTCTCCTGGGGTTTAGAAGGAAAGCGGTGCTTTTGGATTATAACTGAGCCACAAAGAATATTGCCCCAGACATGGTTACTGCCAATCACTCCCAGCCTGGGTTGGGAAGACAGACTGGCTGAAATCTATACAACCAAAAGGCTCACAGGCTGGTGGGAATTACGCATGATCCTATGTGCTTGATGCTATGAGCCGACTGTGTGTCATAAAAAGTCATACAGGGAAGGCTGCCATCAAGAGGGGAGGGATGAGGTCTGTTAAGCAAAACCTCTCAAAGGAGAGTGAGATTTGGATTTGGAACAACAGAAAAAGACATGTATATAATAACTGATTTTGGAGGTATGGGGGATGGCTGGTATAAAATCTTCAgtagaaaaacaatatttttctatatcaacatttgttgttgttttgctttggggacaaCATCTCATAGGATGCTACCAAAGAGTTTACCTTACTTAAAGCAGTTTCAGAGAGAGGACTCCCTGCTTCTATATCCAGGTTTAGGGAAGAGCTCTGCAACCCTCAGGCCTAAGATGCCTTTTCTTTCAGCTTAGGATCACAGAGTTGTGGCCAAAATTGTCTGCACCCTACTTGGAGttttatttgctttgctttgcccTTTATGAGATTGACATCCTTAATTCTTAATTGACATTCTTAATTAAGAATTGACATTtacctaccaccaccaccaccaaaagaaaagaaaagaaaagaaaaaaaagaattgacatttcggggagccggagagatagcatggaggtaagacgtttgccttgcatgcacaaggtcggtggttcgaatcctggaatcctatatgatcccctgagcctgccaggagcgatttctgagcatagagccaggagtaacccctgagtgctgctgggtgtgacccaaaaaccaaaagaaaaagaaaataaagaactcaATAAGTCCTGAAAATGTGAACTTAAAATTGTTTTGTAAAAACTATATTAGGCATACTCTCTCAGAACATCATTCATGCACACCAGACATTGCAGCTCATTCTATTGAAACCACAGTTAGATGTTGCcatcctattattattattattattattaattattattattaattattattcctttatgcattctttctttttcttttgtttttgttttgagaccacaccctaCTGTTCGAAGGCTTAtattcctggctcggcactcagggatcattcctgaaggtcTCAAGGaatcctatgtggtgccaggtgtCAAACCTTGCTgattgtgtacaaagcaagtgccctatctgttgtactagcTGGCCCTTATTTGTTTATCTGGGCCATATCTAGCATGTTCAGGAGCTATTCATGGGTTTGTGCTCAGGCATGGCTGTCAGCATTGCTTGGGAAACAATGTGGTATTAGGGACAGTGCCCAGGATCAGATCCACAAGCAAAGTTCGAGCTCAGCCTGTTGAGATGATTCTCCAACCATTCATGTTACTTCTTTAACTTGGTTGTAATCAGACCATTTTGGAAACAGTTTAAGTTATCCTATGGCCTATCTGCCAACATGACAAACTCCTGGCAGTGTGCCTGGAAAGGCTCTGGTGTGGGCCCAGCAGAGATGACATtcactgcacttttttttttggttttggtttttgggtcatacccggcagcactcaggggttagtccaggctctgcattcagaaaacattcctggcaggctcgggggaccatataagctgctgggaatcgaaccagatctgtctggggttggccgcatgcactttatatttttttggttggtttattTCTGGACATATCCAGAGCTGTCTCAAAGCTTATTTCTTgcactgagctcagggatcactcctggaaggattctggggaccatatagagtggcagggattaaatctgagttggccacatgtaaggcaaatgccctgcccattgtgctatcacataccacacacacacacacacacacacacacacacactcacatacacacacacacacactgtactcagggcttattcttgacagtgctcagggtactatatatgGTGACAAGTATTGAACTATGGCCAATTGTGTGCAaggtgtgaggcaaacaccttacccactctactatttcaCCCCAATATCACACTTTTATAAGATGACCTTCTAAAGCAAAAGCCAGTTAGTCTCATTGTACTTCCTTAGCTGAAAAGCTGTCCCCACTTAGAAAACTAGTCTGCAAGAAGAAGAgcattacaagaaaaataaaagaggagttgctctaatttaagaaaagaaagtctCTTATTTTCAATGCCGATAGGAAAGACTTGTACATAACATAGGGTATCGAGTTTAGTTCCTTTGATTGCACAAAATCTTCTGCCTCTTCTGGACAACATCCTACATATCTGATAATCACTTGGTAAGTGTGGCAATTTAAGCTGTCCCTACTACAGGGGAGCTTATTTCCAGTCTCAGCTCCATTTCAGGTGAGATACTCCCCTCAGACCATGCTGCAGGGTGTTCAGTAGAAtgctcctctttattttattttattttattttattttggccattcccggcagcactcaggggttactgctggctctctgctcagaaatcgctcctggcaggcacaagggaccatatatgggttgctgggatttgaaccaccattaatcctgggtcagttgcttgcaaagcaaacgccctacaattgtgccctacgctgtgctatctctctggccccagaatcctCCTCTTTAATAGACAAGCACCAGCAGCAAACTTGCCCCATCCCACTATGCaatcaaaaagaatataaacatcCCCACAACCATGACTTGGGATgaaaaaaggacaaagaaatactggtttctctggggctggagagataacatggaggtaaagcgtttgccttgcatgcagaaggattgtggtttgaatcccggcatcccatatggtcccctgagcctgccaggagcgatttctgaacatatagctaagagtaactaacccctgagcgttgctgggtgtgaccccccccaaaaagaaagaaagaaagaaaaaaaaagaaagaaagaaagagtttcCCTACATGGAAGTATATAtattaatgaatttaaaaaatcattttaattgttaaaactagctggggccagagagatagcatggagacaaagcatttgccttgcatgcagaggatggtggttcaaattccggcgtcccatatggtcccccctattTGTTTAATACAGCTGataagacatttgttttgcacacaccTGACTTGAATTCTTGGCACTCCatagggtaccctgagcaccaccagaagtgacccctaagcaggAGCCATgaattaagtcctgagtactgtatGGTGTGgacctaaaaccaaaactaacCAATCAAAAAAGGGCTAAGTGCAATCTTAGTGAGTCTTTCTCAGAGAAAGGGGAAACTTCCAAATTCTAACACTGGGAGGTTGGcataatagtacaacaggtagggtgtttgccttgctagtgaTCAATCCAGTTTTGATTcttagtaccccatatggtcctctgaaccccaagagaagtgattcctaaactcagtcaggagtaagtccagaatgtcatatgtgtccccaaaacaaagtaacatTGGTTCTTTACAAAGTCCCTGGGAAAAGCATATTCAATTTACTTCTGATTCAATCCAACAAACCTGATGGGGGGGAAAATGCTTTCA encodes the following:
- the LGALS3 gene encoding galectin-3 produces the protein MADSFSLNDAVSGSGNPNPQGWPSAWGNQPGGTAYPGAYPGQAPPGAYPGQAPPGAYPGQAPPGAYPGQAPPGAYPGQAPPGAYPGPTAPAYPGSTAPGAYPGQPGGPGAYPPSGQPSAPGQPSAPGTYPAAGPYGTPAGPLNVPYNLPLPTGVKPRMLITIMGTVKPNANRLALDFKKGNDVAFHFNPRFNEDNRRVIVCNTKTDNIWGKEERQTTFPFESGKPFKIQVLVENDHFKVAVNDAHLLQYNHRMRNLNDINQLGISGDIDLTSASHVMI